One stretch of Candidatus Polarisedimenticolia bacterium DNA includes these proteins:
- a CDS encoding RNA polymerase sigma factor — MSESRPLAPFSDEELVRRYRRGLDREGILMELYERYRSLTYGFFRRRIGVPEVAAEENQELYLAVMEHLGSFREESSFRTWLFQIAHYRLSHLRRRWGVHVDERCDEVPEALSNSLAAPGSQNPEAEASRGQIAGALRRCLAALPEIERAVVLGQYYEGVTLQELSKALELANPSGARALLIAAQRKLRRCLEQGGFDAAAALEAMETSS, encoded by the coding sequence ATGAGCGAATCGAGACCGCTGGCCCCCTTCAGCGACGAAGAGCTGGTGCGCCGTTACCGGCGCGGCCTCGATCGGGAAGGAATACTCATGGAGCTGTACGAGCGGTATCGCAGCCTGACCTATGGCTTTTTCCGAAGGAGGATCGGCGTGCCGGAAGTCGCGGCGGAGGAGAATCAGGAGCTCTATCTGGCCGTCATGGAGCACCTGGGGAGCTTCCGGGAAGAGTCGAGCTTCAGGACCTGGTTGTTCCAGATCGCCCATTACCGCCTGTCGCACCTGCGGCGCCGCTGGGGGGTGCACGTGGACGAGCGCTGCGATGAGGTTCCCGAGGCTCTCTCGAACAGCCTCGCGGCGCCCGGATCGCAAAACCCCGAAGCCGAGGCGAGCCGAGGGCAGATTGCCGGAGCTCTGCGCCGCTGTCTGGCGGCGCTCCCGGAAATCGAGCGGGCCGTGGTCCTGGGACAGTACTACGAGGGGGTGACGCTGCAGGAGCTGAGCAAAGCGCTGGAGCTGGCGAATCCCAGCGGTGCCCGCGCCCTGCTCATCGCTGCACAGCGCAAGCTGCGGCGTTGCCTCGAGCAAGGCGGCTTCGACGCCGCCGCCGCGCTGGAGGCCATGGAGACCTCGTCATGA